GATGGCTCGCGCCTATCTTTCTCAGGCGGAGGAGATCCTCCGTGAAGTCGAACGCCTCTACCAGCGTCAGGCCTGGAACCTGGTCGTTCGCCGATCTCAGGAAGTCGTGGAACTGGCCTTGAAAGGCCTCCTGCGGGGCGCAGGGGTGGAGGTGCCTCGCACCCACGACGTCGGCGTACGGCTGAAGAGCTACCGGGATCGCTTCCCGGCTTCCTTGCCAATAGGAGATCGACCGTCTCGCTTCGATATCGCGCCGCCTCCGCCTGGAACGGGAGCTCAGCTTCTGTGGCGATGAAGATCTCGGTGCGCCGCCGCAAAATGTATACAGAGACAGAGGAGGACGCGAAGAACGCCTTGCAAGAAGCC
The window above is part of the Thermoflexus hugenholtzii JAD2 genome. Proteins encoded here:
- a CDS encoding HEPN domain-containing protein, encoding MTNEEMARAYLSQAEEILREVERLYQRQAWNLVVRRSQEVVELALKGLLRGAGVEVPRTHDVGVRLKSYRDRFPASLPIGDRPSRFDIAPPPPGTGAQLLWR